From Streptomyces sp. TLI_105, the proteins below share one genomic window:
- a CDS encoding alpha/beta fold hydrolase codes for MRTSPFPVLAELTAPDGAALVVRVHARVEPTAPVVVVLPAMGTAARHYTPLVRALHRRGATVVTTDLRGHGESTPVPARGIRFGYRELVEHDIGAVLDAVERAFPRAPRLLLGHSLGGQLGLVHCGLLRPRLAGVVLVASGSAWWRALGTGADPRPGARWLVRSLLCVAGAELLGYWPGHRFGFGGRESVGVMRDWARQMRTGRYGAGGAAADYEAALGRVDLPVLAVDVEGDALAPPRAVDHLCAKLTSARVRRWSYRASDAGGRRLDHFRWIRHNAGLVERIATWAEFPAATSAGPDRATAGAGGRQDTASTGTGEHGAATPGTAGPGAVPPVPVADRGSTPSGARA; via the coding sequence ATGAGGACCTCCCCCTTTCCCGTACTCGCCGAGCTCACCGCCCCGGACGGCGCCGCGCTCGTGGTCCGGGTCCACGCGCGCGTAGAACCGACCGCCCCGGTCGTGGTCGTCCTCCCGGCGATGGGCACCGCCGCCCGCCACTACACCCCGCTGGTACGGGCGCTGCACCGGCGGGGCGCGACCGTGGTGACGACGGACCTGCGCGGCCACGGCGAGAGCACCCCGGTCCCGGCGCGCGGGATCCGCTTCGGCTACCGCGAGCTCGTCGAGCACGACATCGGCGCGGTCCTCGACGCCGTCGAGCGCGCCTTCCCCCGGGCGCCGCGGCTGCTGCTCGGCCACAGCCTCGGCGGCCAGCTCGGCCTGGTGCACTGCGGGCTGCTCCGGCCGCGCCTCGCGGGGGTCGTCCTGGTGGCCAGCGGTTCGGCGTGGTGGCGCGCGCTCGGCACGGGGGCGGACCCCCGGCCGGGTGCGCGGTGGCTCGTGCGGAGCCTGCTGTGCGTGGCCGGCGCGGAGCTGCTCGGGTACTGGCCGGGGCACCGGTTCGGCTTCGGCGGGCGCGAGTCCGTGGGCGTGATGCGGGACTGGGCGCGGCAGATGCGGACCGGGCGGTACGGGGCCGGGGGCGCCGCCGCCGACTACGAGGCGGCGCTGGGGCGCGTCGACCTGCCCGTGCTCGCCGTCGACGTCGAGGGCGACGCGCTGGCGCCGCCGCGGGCCGTGGACCACCTGTGCGCGAAGCTCACCTCGGCCCGGGTCCGGCGCTGGAGCTACCGGGCCTCGGACGCCGGCGGCCGACGGCTCGACCACTTCCGCTGGATCCGGCACAACGCGGGACTCGTCGAACGGATCGCGACGTGGGCGGAGTTCCCGGCGGCGACCTCGGCGGGGCCCGACAGAGCGACGGCGGGCGCGGGCGGACGGCAGGACACCGCATCGACGGGCACGGGCGAACACGGTGCCGCCACGCCGGGCACGGCCGGGCCCGGCGCCGTGCCTCCGGTCCCGGTCGCGGACCGGGGCAGCACGCCGTCGGGTGCCCGGGCGTGA
- a CDS encoding GntR family transcriptional regulator, with amino-acid sequence MGDLKQYGLVRAQERLRDQVGHALRAALIAGELRPGQVYSAPGLASDLGVSATPVREAMLDLAREGLVEPVRNKGFRITEVSERDLDQYTELRTLIEVPTIGRVTRSAAREQLEELRPVAEEIVSRAREHDLIGYLEADRRFHLALLALSGNERLVETVGELRKRSRLYGLTGLDEAGKLVSSAEEHLELLDLMIAGDAAGAEACARRHLGHVRSLWADPEAGDEPEVGDGPS; translated from the coding sequence ATGGGTGACCTGAAACAGTACGGCCTCGTCAGAGCCCAGGAACGGCTCCGCGACCAGGTCGGCCACGCCCTTCGCGCCGCCCTGATCGCCGGGGAACTGCGCCCCGGCCAGGTCTACTCGGCCCCCGGACTCGCGAGCGACCTCGGCGTCTCCGCGACCCCGGTCCGCGAGGCCATGCTCGACCTGGCCCGCGAGGGCCTGGTCGAGCCCGTCCGCAACAAGGGCTTCCGCATCACCGAGGTCAGCGAGCGGGACCTCGACCAGTACACGGAGCTGCGGACCCTCATCGAGGTCCCCACCATCGGCCGGGTCACCCGCAGCGCCGCCCGGGAGCAGTTGGAGGAGCTGCGCCCGGTGGCCGAGGAGATCGTCTCGCGCGCCCGTGAGCACGACCTCATCGGCTATCTGGAGGCGGACCGCCGCTTCCACCTCGCCCTGCTCGCCCTCTCCGGGAACGAGCGGCTCGTCGAGACCGTCGGCGAGCTGCGCAAGCGCTCCCGGCTCTACGGCCTGACCGGCCTCGACGAGGCCGGCAAGCTCGTCTCCTCCGCCGAGGAGCACCTCGAACTCCTCGACCTGATGATCGCCGGGGACGCGGCCGGCGCCGAGGCGTGCGCTCGTCGCCACCTCGGCCATGTGCGCTCCTTGTGGGCCGACCCCGAGGCGGGCGACGAACCGGAGGTCGGAGACGGTCCGTCCTGA
- a CDS encoding long-chain fatty acid--CoA ligase, protein MSVDDGTVPALLARSAAAHPGRTALRLGAETLTYGVLDDLAHRAAALLHARGVGPGDRVALMLPNSTLFAVLYYGILRAGAIVVPLNPLLRAGEVRHCLVDAEAALLLSWHRDGEEAAEGARLAGTPHLAVEPAAFTALLADHARVAPASRAPEDTAVVLYTSGTTGAPKGAELTHRNIRRNVGEGVRVLGLGPSDVVFGGLPLFHSFGQVMGLNCAVSVGACLTLMARFDPAGALALVARDRVTVFLGVPTMYGLLLRHPDRAAHDVSSLRVCLCGGSPLPVAVLTGFESGFGCAVLEGYGLSESSPLACVNRIDRPRSPGTIGIPIEGVEMRVVDRNGKEVTDGEVGELVIRGHNVMKGYWRRPEATAETVRDGWLHTGDLGTRDASGDFRVVDRLKDVVIRGGFNVYPREVEEVLHLHPGVAEAAVLGVPHPVHGQEVAAAVVLRPGGRVSPAELRAHVRERLAPYKYPRRIWLTDALPKGPTGKVLKRAIVPPDGS, encoded by the coding sequence ATGAGCGTCGACGACGGCACCGTTCCCGCGCTGCTCGCCCGGAGCGCGGCCGCGCACCCCGGCAGGACCGCGCTGCGGCTCGGTGCAGAGACGCTGACGTACGGCGTGCTCGACGACCTCGCCCATCGCGCCGCCGCGCTGCTGCACGCGCGCGGGGTCGGCCCCGGCGACCGGGTGGCCCTCATGCTGCCGAACAGCACGCTGTTCGCCGTGCTCTACTACGGCATCCTGCGGGCGGGCGCGATCGTCGTCCCGCTCAATCCGCTGCTGCGGGCGGGCGAGGTCCGTCACTGCCTGGTGGACGCCGAGGCCGCGCTGCTCCTCTCCTGGCACCGGGACGGCGAGGAGGCGGCCGAGGGCGCCCGGCTGGCGGGCACCCCGCACCTCGCGGTCGAACCGGCCGCGTTCACGGCGCTGTTGGCGGACCACGCGCGCGTGGCGCCCGCTTCCCGTGCCCCGGAGGACACGGCGGTCGTGCTCTACACCTCCGGCACGACCGGGGCGCCGAAGGGCGCCGAGCTCACCCACCGCAACATCCGGCGCAACGTCGGCGAAGGCGTGCGGGTCCTGGGGCTCGGCCCCTCGGACGTGGTCTTCGGCGGGCTGCCCCTCTTCCACTCCTTCGGGCAGGTGATGGGGCTCAACTGCGCGGTGTCGGTGGGCGCCTGTCTGACGCTCATGGCCCGCTTCGACCCGGCGGGCGCGCTCGCGCTCGTCGCCCGGGACCGGGTCACGGTCTTCCTCGGCGTCCCCACCATGTACGGGCTGCTGCTGCGGCATCCGGACCGCGCGGCCCACGACGTCTCCTCTCTGCGGGTCTGTCTGTGCGGCGGCTCGCCCCTCCCGGTGGCGGTGCTGACCGGTTTCGAGTCCGGCTTCGGCTGCGCGGTGCTGGAGGGGTACGGGCTGTCCGAGTCGTCCCCGCTGGCCTGTGTGAACCGGATCGACCGGCCGCGCTCCCCCGGCACGATCGGCATCCCGATCGAGGGCGTGGAGATGCGGGTGGTGGACCGGAACGGCAAGGAGGTCACGGACGGAGAGGTCGGCGAGCTCGTCATCCGGGGGCACAACGTCATGAAGGGCTACTGGCGCCGTCCGGAGGCCACCGCCGAGACGGTACGGGACGGCTGGCTGCACACCGGCGACCTCGGCACCCGGGACGCGTCCGGCGACTTCCGGGTGGTCGACCGCCTCAAGGACGTGGTGATCCGGGGCGGGTTCAACGTGTATCCGAGGGAGGTGGAGGAGGTCCTCCACCTCCACCCGGGCGTGGCGGAGGCCGCCGTCCTCGGCGTCCCGCACCCGGTGCACGGGCAGGAGGTCGCCGCCGCGGTCGTCCTGCGGCCCGGCGGCCGGGTCTCCCCCGCCGAGCTGCGCGCCCATGTGCGGGAGCGGCTCGCCCCGTACAAGTACCCGCGCCGGATCTGGCTCACGGACGCCCTCCCGAAGGGGCCGACGGGGAAGGTCCTCAAGCGGGCGATCGTCCCCCCTGACGGCTCGTGA
- a CDS encoding beta-ketoacyl-ACP synthase 3: MTAAIVGIGSALPERAVPNSHFAAIGSSDEWIVKRTGIRQRHFLPEDGHLADLALAASRTALAQSGRTAREVGHVVVATTTPDRTTPGLAVEVAARLGADRAAAFDLHAACAGFVYALDHAVALIESGRASAVLVCGAEALTRITDHEDRSTAVLLGDGAGAVVVADVDPAPSAGTRTGPSVEPAFRLGSDGELIPLLYADRYDRKLRMDGPEIFVQAVERMSEAARDVLARRELTADDVDLFVAHQANARIVRAVGKELGVAPERLYLNVDRVANTSSASIPLALHQAWREGRLGPTGLLGVAAFGAGVTWGAGVIGWHLTEPEAEPVEAG, translated from the coding sequence ATGACCGCGGCGATCGTCGGCATCGGCTCGGCGCTGCCCGAACGGGCCGTGCCCAACAGTCACTTCGCCGCCATCGGCTCCTCCGACGAATGGATCGTCAAGCGGACCGGGATCCGGCAGCGCCACTTCCTGCCGGAGGACGGACACCTGGCCGACCTCGCCCTGGCCGCCTCCCGGACGGCCCTCGCCCAGTCGGGCCGCACCGCGCGCGAGGTGGGACACGTCGTCGTGGCGACCACGACCCCCGACCGGACGACCCCGGGGCTCGCCGTGGAGGTGGCCGCCCGGCTCGGCGCGGACCGGGCCGCCGCGTTCGATCTGCACGCGGCCTGCGCCGGGTTCGTGTACGCCCTGGACCACGCCGTCGCCCTGATCGAGTCGGGCCGGGCGAGCGCCGTGCTGGTCTGCGGCGCCGAGGCGCTCACCCGGATCACCGACCACGAGGACCGCTCGACGGCGGTGCTGCTCGGCGACGGCGCCGGGGCGGTGGTCGTGGCGGACGTGGACCCGGCTCCCTCCGCCGGGACGCGCACGGGTCCCTCCGTCGAGCCCGCGTTCCGGCTCGGCTCGGACGGTGAGCTGATTCCGCTGCTCTACGCCGACCGGTACGACCGGAAGCTCCGGATGGACGGCCCCGAGATCTTCGTCCAGGCCGTGGAGCGGATGAGCGAGGCGGCCCGGGACGTCCTCGCGCGGCGGGAGCTGACCGCCGACGACGTCGACCTGTTCGTCGCCCACCAGGCCAACGCGCGCATCGTACGGGCGGTGGGCAAGGAGCTCGGCGTCGCACCGGAGCGGCTCTATCTGAACGTCGACCGGGTCGCCAACACCTCCTCCGCCTCCATCCCCCTCGCCCTCCACCAGGCCTGGCGGGAGGGCCGTCTCGGCCCGACGGGCCTGCTCGGGGTGGCGGCGTTCGGCGCGGGCGTCACGTGGGGCGCGGGGGTGATCGGCTGGCACCTGACGGAACCGGAGGCCGAGCCCGTGGAGGCGGGATGA
- a CDS encoding dihydrodipicolinate synthase family protein, protein MAHAQPTPPVRPAHRARPWRGIMVATALPFRADGTVDHDAYAEHVARLIADGCDGVVPNGSLGEYQTLTDAERAQVVRTAVEAAGDGARVMPGVSAYGSAEARRWAEQAAEAGCGSVLLLPPNAYRADATAVRAHYAEVAGVGIPVVAYNNPFDTKVDLAPDLLARLHGDGGIVAVKEFSGDVRRAYELAELAPGLDLLIGADDVLLELALAGAVGWIAGFPNALPRACATLYRAAVAGDLAVALPLYRSLHPLFRWDSKTEFVQAIKLSMDLVGHTGGATRPPRLPLAPEQEAVVRAATEKALAEGHA, encoded by the coding sequence ATGGCCCACGCGCAGCCCACGCCCCCCGTCCGGCCCGCGCACCGCGCCCGCCCCTGGCGCGGGATCATGGTCGCCACCGCCCTCCCCTTCCGCGCGGACGGCACCGTCGACCACGACGCCTACGCCGAACACGTGGCCCGGCTGATCGCCGACGGCTGCGACGGCGTCGTCCCGAACGGTTCCCTCGGCGAGTACCAGACCCTCACCGACGCCGAGCGCGCCCAGGTCGTCCGTACCGCCGTCGAAGCGGCCGGGGACGGGGCGCGGGTCATGCCCGGCGTCTCCGCGTACGGCAGCGCCGAGGCCCGCCGCTGGGCCGAACAGGCCGCCGAGGCCGGCTGCGGCTCGGTCCTGCTGCTGCCGCCCAACGCCTACCGGGCCGACGCGACGGCCGTACGCGCCCACTATGCCGAGGTGGCCGGCGTCGGGATCCCGGTCGTCGCCTACAACAACCCCTTCGACACCAAGGTCGACCTCGCCCCCGACCTGCTCGCCCGCCTGCACGGCGACGGCGGCATCGTCGCCGTCAAGGAGTTCAGCGGCGACGTCCGCCGCGCCTACGAGCTCGCCGAACTCGCCCCCGGCCTCGACCTGTTGATCGGCGCCGACGACGTCCTCCTCGAACTCGCCCTCGCCGGCGCGGTCGGCTGGATCGCCGGCTTCCCCAACGCCCTCCCGCGCGCCTGCGCCACCCTCTACCGCGCCGCCGTCGCCGGCGACCTCGCCGTCGCGCTGCCGCTCTACCGCTCGCTGCACCCGCTCTTCCGCTGGGACTCCAAGACCGAGTTCGTCCAGGCGATCAAGCTCTCCATGGACCTCGTCGGCCACACCGGGGGAGCCACCCGGCCGCCCCGTCTCCCGCTCGCCCCCGAACAGGAGGCCGTCGTACGCGCCGCCACGGAGAAGGCCCTCGCCGAGGGCCACGCGTAG
- a CDS encoding proline racemase family protein, whose amino-acid sequence MRTRHVYHAVDSHTEGMPTRVITGGFGVVPGATMAEKRLHFAEHLDHVRTLLMYEPRGHAAMSGAVLQPPTRPDADYGVLYIEVSGLLPMCGHGTIGVATVLVETGMVPVVEPVTTVRLDTPAGLVSVDVRVEDGRARSVTLTNVPAFSVGLDLKADVPGYGTVTYDLAYGGNFYAFVDLDSLGLPFDRAHKDELLAAGLAIMDAVNAGPDRPVHPENPAFAGVKHVYLTAPGSDATRSRHAMAIHPGWFDRSPCGTGTSARMAQLHARGLLAPHTDFVNESFIGTEFTGRIVDETVVGGLPAVVPTVTGRAWITGTAQYFLDPDDPFPAGFLL is encoded by the coding sequence ATGCGCACCCGCCACGTCTACCACGCGGTGGACTCCCACACCGAAGGCATGCCCACCCGCGTCATCACCGGCGGCTTCGGCGTCGTCCCCGGCGCCACCATGGCCGAGAAGCGGCTCCACTTCGCCGAGCACCTCGACCACGTCCGCACCCTCCTCATGTACGAACCGCGCGGCCACGCGGCGATGAGCGGTGCCGTCCTCCAGCCGCCCACCCGCCCCGACGCCGACTACGGCGTCCTCTACATCGAGGTGTCCGGCCTGCTGCCGATGTGCGGCCACGGCACCATCGGCGTCGCCACCGTCCTCGTCGAGACGGGCATGGTGCCGGTCGTCGAACCGGTCACCACCGTCCGACTCGACACCCCCGCCGGGCTCGTCAGCGTCGACGTCCGCGTCGAGGACGGCCGGGCCCGCTCCGTGACCCTCACCAACGTGCCCGCCTTCTCCGTCGGCCTCGACCTCAAGGCGGACGTGCCCGGGTACGGCACGGTCACCTACGACCTCGCGTACGGAGGCAACTTCTACGCCTTCGTCGACCTCGACTCGCTGGGCCTGCCGTTCGACCGCGCCCACAAGGACGAGCTGCTCGCCGCCGGGCTCGCGATCATGGACGCCGTCAACGCCGGCCCCGACCGGCCCGTCCACCCCGAGAACCCGGCCTTCGCCGGGGTGAAGCACGTCTACCTGACCGCGCCCGGCTCCGACGCGACCCGCTCGCGCCACGCCATGGCCATCCACCCCGGCTGGTTCGACCGCTCCCCGTGCGGCACGGGCACCAGCGCCCGCATGGCCCAGCTGCACGCGCGCGGACTCCTTGCCCCGCACACCGACTTCGTCAACGAGTCCTTCATCGGCACCGAGTTCACCGGACGGATCGTCGACGAGACGGTCGTGGGCGGGCTGCCCGCCGTCGTCCCCACCGTCACCGGCCGCGCCTGGATCACCGGCACGGCCCAGTACTTCCTCGACCCCGACGACCCGTTCCCCGCCGGATTCCTGCTCTGA
- a CDS encoding SDR family NAD(P)-dependent oxidoreductase, with the protein MSEQTIALVTGANKGIGYEIAAGLGALGWRIGVGARDQQRRDTAVEKLRAAGTDAFGVPLDVADDASVAAAAELIADRAGGLDVLVNNAAITGGMPQTPTTVDPATVRVVVETNVIGVIRVTNAMLPLLRGSASPRIVNMSSSVGSLILQTTPGIDMGPIPVAYLASKTFLNAVTVQYAKELSDTNILINSGCPGFTATDLNGFQGVRTPRQGAAIAIHLATLPDDGPTGGFFDDGGTVPW; encoded by the coding sequence ATGAGTGAACAGACGATCGCGCTGGTGACCGGTGCGAACAAAGGAATCGGATACGAGATCGCGGCGGGCCTGGGCGCCCTCGGCTGGCGAATCGGCGTGGGCGCGCGGGATCAACAGCGCCGCGACACCGCGGTGGAGAAGCTGCGCGCAGCCGGGACCGACGCGTTCGGCGTTCCGCTCGACGTGGCGGACGACGCGAGTGTGGCCGCCGCGGCCGAGCTGATCGCCGACCGCGCCGGAGGGCTCGACGTGCTGGTCAACAACGCCGCGATCACCGGCGGTATGCCGCAGACGCCCACCACGGTCGATCCCGCGACCGTACGGGTCGTCGTGGAAACCAACGTGATCGGGGTCATCCGCGTCACCAACGCGATGCTGCCCCTGCTGCGCGGCTCGGCATCGCCGCGGATCGTGAACATGTCCAGCAGCGTCGGCTCGCTCATCCTGCAGACCACGCCCGGCATCGACATGGGCCCGATTCCCGTTGCGTACTTGGCGTCCAAGACCTTCCTCAACGCCGTCACCGTCCAGTACGCCAAGGAACTGAGCGACACCAACATCCTGATCAACTCCGGCTGTCCCGGCTTCACCGCCACCGACCTCAACGGCTTCCAGGGCGTCCGCACTCCCCGCCAGGGCGCGGCGATCGCGATTCACCTCGCGACCCTGCCCGACGACGGACCGACCGGCGGATTCTTCGACGACGGGGGAACAGTGCCCTGGTGA
- a CDS encoding RNA polymerase sigma factor, producing MQFDPEGDARSGPERDARLAEAVERARRGDEGAFAEAYRIVHPGLLGYLRGIVGEDAEDVASDAWLEIARDLGRFHGDGAGFRGWTATIARHRALDHLRRVRARPRPTRFEQDLLELPAADDAADEALDALSTERALALIAGLPQDQAEAVLLRVVVGLDGPSAARVLGKRPGAVRSAAHRGLRRLAKQLTGRGR from the coding sequence GTGCAGTTCGATCCGGAGGGTGACGCCCGGTCCGGCCCGGAGCGTGACGCCCGCCTCGCCGAGGCCGTCGAGCGGGCCCGACGGGGGGACGAGGGGGCGTTCGCGGAGGCCTACCGGATCGTCCACCCCGGACTGCTCGGCTATCTGCGCGGAATCGTCGGCGAGGACGCCGAGGACGTCGCCTCCGACGCGTGGCTGGAGATAGCCCGGGACCTCGGCCGCTTCCACGGCGACGGCGCGGGCTTCCGCGGCTGGACCGCGACCATCGCCCGCCACCGGGCCCTCGACCACCTGCGGCGCGTACGGGCCAGGCCCCGGCCCACCCGGTTCGAGCAGGACCTCCTCGAACTCCCGGCCGCCGACGACGCGGCCGACGAGGCGCTGGACGCGCTGTCGACGGAACGGGCGCTCGCCCTCATCGCGGGTCTTCCGCAGGACCAGGCCGAGGCCGTGCTGCTCCGGGTCGTCGTCGGTCTCGACGGCCCTTCGGCCGCCCGAGTACTGGGCAAGCGTCCCGGTGCGGTACGGTCCGCCGCACATAGGGGATTGAGGCGACTTGCGAAACAACTCACGGGGAGGGGGAGGTGA
- a CDS encoding 4'-phosphopantetheinyl transferase translates to MSVRSEERLLLGALLPERVHWAEETGAADGEPLPPWLFAEEEALMARATPGRRCEFATARLCAHRALAALGVTAAPLLRGRRGAPAWPAGTVGSITHCAGYRGAAVASATRFLGLGIDAEPHAPLPSGVREEVVCGPEEARLRELAARRPDIAWDRLLFSAKESVYKAWSGYGGAWLGFEDAEVSWRLDAPDSPHPPALARDVRSRPPARARDDRLHPSVLARDDFLHPSARSRDDRLHPSARTRDDLAHTPSPAHDDRPYPAPRVRTEFPRASGRFRARLLVPPPEGPCPLPRVLPGRWLVREGLLLTAVAVPRPVPLPPHRTALKEYR, encoded by the coding sequence GTGAGCGTGCGAAGCGAGGAGCGCCTCCTGCTCGGCGCGCTGCTGCCCGAGCGGGTGCACTGGGCCGAGGAGACCGGGGCGGCGGACGGCGAGCCCCTTCCCCCGTGGCTCTTCGCCGAGGAGGAGGCCCTGATGGCGCGCGCCACGCCCGGCAGGCGGTGCGAGTTCGCGACGGCCCGGCTCTGTGCCCATCGGGCGCTCGCGGCCCTCGGGGTCACGGCGGCCCCGCTCCTGCGGGGCCGGCGCGGAGCACCGGCGTGGCCCGCGGGCACCGTCGGCAGCATCACGCACTGCGCGGGGTACCGGGGCGCGGCGGTGGCGTCGGCCACCCGTTTCCTCGGCCTCGGCATCGACGCCGAACCGCACGCGCCGCTGCCGTCCGGGGTCCGTGAGGAGGTGGTCTGCGGCCCGGAGGAGGCGCGGCTGCGCGAACTGGCCGCCCGGCGGCCGGACATCGCCTGGGACCGGCTGCTGTTCAGCGCCAAGGAGTCCGTCTACAAGGCCTGGAGCGGGTACGGGGGTGCCTGGCTCGGTTTCGAGGACGCCGAGGTGTCATGGCGGCTCGACGCGCCCGACAGCCCGCATCCGCCGGCACTCGCGCGTGATGTGCGCTCGCGCCCTCCCGCACGCGCGCGGGACGACCGCCTCCATCCGTCCGTACTCGCGCGTGACGACTTCCTTCATCCGTCCGCACGCTCACGTGACGACCGTCTTCATCCGTCCGCACGCACGCGTGACGACCTCGCGCATACGCCCTCACCCGCGCACGACGACCGTCCGTACCCGGCCCCACGCGTGCGTACGGAGTTTCCCCGGGCTTCCGGTCGGTTCCGGGCGCGGCTTCTGGTCCCTCCGCCCGAGGGGCCGTGCCCCCTGCCGCGCGTGCTGCCCGGTCGCTGGCTCGTCCGTGAGGGACTGCTGCTGACCGCGGTCGCCGTCCCCCGCCCCGTACCGCTTCCTCCACACCGCACGGCCCTGAAGGAGTACCGCTGA
- a CDS encoding LysR family transcriptional regulator, producing METRELRYFVAVAEELHFGRAAQRLAMAQPPLSRAIQQLERRLGVVLLHRTARAVALTEAGSVLLREARAALDAVEAAERRTRRAAAESPGVVLATKAGASSELLSKLLDAYAAEPGAVAVEVMLCGPGEQEGLLRDGRADVALLQRPFDTTAGLDTEDLRTEQQVVVLPAGHPLAHRPHMSIAEVTTLTDLPLPRWPRRGGGYPDGPGPQVRDHTQLFQLIALGRACAVVPESLRAHLRDDHATVPVPDAPAVTTVIAWPPHSRSKAVADLVRTATRL from the coding sequence GTGGAGACGCGGGAGTTGCGATACTTCGTCGCCGTCGCGGAGGAGTTGCACTTCGGGCGGGCGGCGCAGCGGCTCGCCATGGCGCAACCACCGCTGTCGCGGGCGATCCAGCAGCTCGAGCGGCGGCTCGGAGTGGTTCTGCTGCACCGCACTGCTCGCGCAGTCGCCTTGACCGAGGCCGGGTCGGTGCTTCTGCGGGAGGCCCGGGCCGCACTCGACGCGGTCGAAGCCGCCGAGCGCCGCACCCGCCGCGCAGCCGCCGAATCGCCCGGTGTGGTGCTGGCCACGAAAGCCGGAGCGTCCAGCGAACTGTTGTCGAAGCTGCTGGACGCCTACGCCGCCGAGCCCGGCGCGGTCGCCGTCGAGGTGATGCTGTGCGGGCCCGGCGAGCAGGAAGGGCTGCTGCGCGACGGGCGTGCCGACGTCGCTCTGCTCCAGCGGCCCTTCGACACGACGGCCGGACTCGACACCGAGGACCTGCGCACCGAACAGCAGGTCGTGGTCCTGCCCGCGGGGCACCCCTTGGCCCACCGACCCCATATGTCGATAGCCGAGGTCACCACCCTGACGGACCTGCCCCTGCCGCGCTGGCCTCGACGGGGCGGGGGCTATCCGGACGGACCTGGCCCGCAGGTGCGCGACCACACCCAGCTGTTCCAGCTGATCGCGCTCGGACGGGCCTGCGCGGTCGTGCCCGAGTCCCTCCGGGCCCACTTGCGCGACGATCATGCGACGGTGCCGGTTCCGGACGCACCGGCTGTCACGACCGTCATCGCCTGGCCACCACACAGCAGATCCAAAGCCGTCGCCGACCTCGTCCGCACCGCGACACGCCTCTAG